In Mercenaria mercenaria strain notata chromosome 15, MADL_Memer_1, whole genome shotgun sequence, a single genomic region encodes these proteins:
- the LOC123561306 gene encoding uncharacterized protein LOC123561306, whose translation MKMAFGGSINTNVLQDDTFDLLCTMCEQKVRNREAEKYCVECGDYYCLSCAQVHDEVPSLKRHKILDKGKFPSRSITARSRSGKTQPMAPTERCDRHSHHYIDMYCQNHDDVGCDTCMAVDHRSCQDIFYIPEFLQNNTRISPAKTTLKKLESIATTLKAHYEKFQRGKQKLVKRRASTLGDILKFRKEINERLDELEKNTVTDTEVRYKALISKLEEEMEILEINRANIQSARDKLVSVDNNVSQNFVNDTKGKNIAIKAEECIEVSKSQLPTEDIDFRPDLRISALLQELPALGNVKQRETIKIEQATTVKQQVSGQKNENSNFYNVNNTEQEALLKVKGNMTYHVEVRSDTFVCNIVSACTLEDGTILLSDFRNYKLKRLDSSSYTVIDYCDLPVRPWQVCSINKYQAAVCLPNQLEVHFISLSNRMTLTNKITTDFYCSGLAYANDNLYISDLHTSVYIYSVSGRKLKQFSKDQSGKELFSDISSLAVSEDGSRIYVADSYDGLIILDNNGKVVGLFDGPQLDYAYCSYLTGSGSLFVCGRNSNNVLQFGLDGKLIGEVVKFDDDARYQAICCNQQTSRMVLGRSENEIRVYDII comes from the exons ATGAAAATGGCGTTTGGAGGCAGTATAAATACTAACGTTCTGCAAGATGATACATTTGATCTACTATGTACTATGTGTGAGCAAAAAGTTAGAAATAGAGAAGCAGAAAAATACTGTGTAGAATGTGGGGATTATTATTGTTTGTCCTGCGCGCAAGTTCATGACGAGGTTCCATCACTAAAACGACACAAGATACTTGACAAAGGAAAGTTTCCATCAAGGTCAATCACGGCACGGTCACGTTCCGGCAAGACTCAACCTATGGCACCAACAGAAAGGTGTGATCGACACAGTCATCACTATATAGACATGTACTGTCAGAACCATGATGATGTTGGGTGCGATACCTGTATGGCAGTAGATCACAG gtcATGCCAAGATATCTTTTATATACcagaatttcttcaaaataaCACAAGGATATCTCCTGCGAAGACTACATTGAAGAAATTAGAATCAATTGCGACAACGCTCAAAGCTCATTATGAAAAATTCCAACGTGGAAAACAAAAGCTTGTGAAAAGAAGAGCTTCAACACTAGGAGATATCCTAAAGTTTAGAAAGGAAATTAATGAGAGACTTGACGAACTAGAGAAGAACACTGTAACTGACACAGAAGTGAGATACAAAGCCTTAATAAGCAAGTTAGAGGAAGAAATGGAAATATTAGAGATAAACAGAGCCAACATACAATCCGCAAGAGACAAGCTTGTATCTGTTGACAATAacgtttcacaaaactttgtgaATGATACTAAAGGTAAAAATATAGCTATCAAGGCCGAAGAATGCATTGAAGTAAGCAAATCACAACTTCCGACAGAAGATATTGATTTTAGACCAGATCTAAGAATATCTGCTTTGTTACAGGAATTACCTGCCCTTGGAAATGTTAAACAGAGAGAAACTATTAAGATTGAACAAGCTACAACTGTTAAACAACAAGTTTCAGGtcagaaaaatgaaaattcaaacttTTATAATGTTAATAACACTGAACAGGAGGCTTTACTTAAGGTAAAAGGCAACATGACATATCATGTTGAAGTTCGATCAGATACATTTGTATGTAATATTGTCAGTGCCTGTACTCTGGAGGATGGAACGATACTACTGTCTGATTTCAGAAACTACAAGCTTAAACGTTTAGACAGTTCCTCATACACAGTCATAGACTACTGTGATCTGCCTGTGAGACCATGGCAAGTTTGTTCCATCAATAAATACCAAGCTGCTGTATGTTTGCCAAACCAGCTAGAAGTTCACTTTATTTCACTGTCAAACAGAATGACATTAACAAACAAGATAACAACTGATTTTTACTGTAGTGGTCTAGCATATGCTAATGACAATCTGTATATTTCAGACTTGCATACATCAGTTTATATATACAGTGTATCCGGAAGAAAGCTGAAGCAGTTCAGTAAGGACCAATCAGGAAAGGAACTGTTCTCTGACATCAGTAGTCTGGCTGTCAGTGAGGATGGTTCAAGGATTTATGTTGCTGATAGTTATGATGGACTGATTATACTGGACAATAATGGAAAGGTTGTTGGATTATTTGATGGTCCACAGTTAGATTATGCCTATTGCAGTTATCTTACAGGAAGTGGAAGTCTGTTTGTGTGTGGAAGAAACTCCAACAATGTGCTCCAGTTTGGACTTGACGGTAAACTGATAGGTGAGGTTGTGAAATTCGATGATGATGCCCGTTATCAGGCCATTTGTTGCAATCAGCAAACGTCAAGGATGGTTTTAGGCAGATCTGAGAATGAAATTAGAGTGTATGACATAATATAG